A single genomic interval of Methanocalculus natronophilus harbors:
- a CDS encoding HAD-IC family P-type ATPase, producing the protein MTIAIVFDSAGTLLRTYRVAKDIPAGNLIEDVESTTLTFDDADRILVLLHIRSEDVIKADGDMPLSAYLRQEAIDFGISCGRRVIAQEEVAEILYHDRDARVCDLQETIRHVWHRCSNIKPVMAINSGVILNVRTQSIEFTITAGGSPFPGAKETISRLHRMGVATFIASGDRGSKLEKIGDFLGIPHDRIFGVATPTMKAEIVRRLKENYGTVVMVGDGINDLRAMREADIAVLSEQQPGERIEALCNAADYTIHTIGEIIGIGEGLQRSDPGNAVHI; encoded by the coding sequence ATGACGATTGCAATTGTTTTTGATAGTGCCGGAACGCTGCTCCGGACCTACCGGGTGGCAAAGGACATCCCCGCAGGAAACCTCATCGAAGATGTCGAGTCGACAACCCTGACTTTCGATGATGCCGACAGGATCCTCGTTCTCCTCCATATCCGTTCCGAGGATGTGATCAAGGCTGACGGGGACATGCCCCTGTCAGCGTATCTCAGGCAGGAAGCAATTGATTTTGGCATTTCCTGTGGACGGCGGGTGATAGCACAGGAGGAGGTTGCCGAGATCCTGTACCATGACAGAGATGCACGTGTTTGTGATCTCCAGGAGACGATCCGGCATGTCTGGCATCGGTGCAGCAATATCAAGCCGGTAATGGCGATCAATTCGGGTGTGATTCTCAATGTACGGACACAGTCCATAGAGTTTACCATCACCGCAGGCGGCAGCCCCTTTCCCGGAGCAAAGGAGACGATAAGCAGGCTGCACAGGATGGGGGTTGCCACCTTTATTGCATCGGGAGACCGGGGATCAAAACTTGAAAAGATAGGAGATTTTCTTGGTATTCCGCATGATCGGATCTTTGGCGTCGCCACCCCGACAATGAAGGCAGAGATTGTACGAAGATTAAAAGAGAATTACGGTACAGTCGTGATGGTCGGGGACGGGATCAATGATCTCAGGGCTATGCGGGAGGCAGATATTGCTGTTCTGTCGGAGCAGCAGCCGGGAGAGCGAATCGAGGCACTCTGTAATGCAGCCGACTATACCATCCATACCATTGGCGAGATCATTGGCATTGGGGAAGGGCTGCAGCGATCAGATCCAGGGAACGCTGTTCATATATAA
- the mmp3 gene encoding methyl-coenzyme M reductase-associated protein Mmp3, protein MISVSLDGSQVQVEEGSCIKDILPDHDPNLSVAVIRPGTVSEETTRHYRFVTTSGEFVVEIPDGEVTLPDPADPDIASGVHWSDRYAVAFGPFPAVFSPARRASRYGRGDLLIGCGGYDPRRSYLIISRQEHQADHGAGSDGGIIGRVVAGRAVIDRLATGDSITAIEKMISWADTTTASTTRDLSIPLEDGMEIVSYIRIRADGYTQETIDCSNARSAEHLLFSLQSGVFHAERATSTHCMDAHLGALDVPHEQKLPRREGAVTIRTKGKKTGAIYIYREDVATSPHHTVAGEVTHGIELVRLIGEGERCATVTEPDRIDLLGMYLEDAIAFASRYGVTVSSDVEGNGSNRVVISQEPATTLEVLDEKAVTLTTMVEEDVIDITLDEEKAPRTVDIFRRFTGLKLYSVGILPFFFTFDDVWLFEPDIPEKINIIPENTPEAVVPPQSLGMTNASRRGAGLVGVRVSENSEFGPTAEPFEGTNIIGRIIDVDKLASYKEGDIVYIREVKE, encoded by the coding sequence ATGATATCTGTCAGCCTGGATGGCAGTCAGGTCCAGGTGGAGGAGGGATCATGCATTAAGGATATCCTTCCCGATCACGATCCCAACCTCTCGGTTGCTGTCATCCGCCCCGGTACTGTCTCTGAAGAGACGACCCGGCACTATCGTTTCGTCACAACCTCAGGTGAGTTTGTCGTGGAGATACCTGATGGAGAGGTCACCCTCCCTGACCCCGCAGATCCCGACATAGCTTCTGGTGTGCACTGGAGTGACCGCTATGCAGTGGCATTCGGCCCGTTCCCTGCTGTTTTTTCCCCGGCGAGGAGGGCGTCCCGGTATGGAAGAGGTGATCTGCTCATCGGCTGCGGTGGATATGATCCCAGGAGATCGTACCTGATCATCTCACGGCAGGAACACCAGGCAGATCATGGAGCAGGATCTGATGGCGGCATCATCGGCCGTGTTGTTGCAGGCCGTGCCGTCATTGACAGGCTCGCAACAGGAGATTCCATCACCGCAATTGAGAAGATGATCAGCTGGGCAGATACCACAACTGCTTCCACAACCAGAGATCTCTCGATCCCGCTTGAAGATGGGATGGAGATCGTCTCATACATCCGGATCAGGGCAGACGGCTATACTCAAGAGACAATTGACTGCAGTAATGCCCGATCTGCAGAGCACCTCCTCTTCAGCCTTCAGAGCGGCGTGTTCCATGCAGAGAGGGCAACATCAACCCACTGTATGGACGCCCATCTCGGCGCTCTTGATGTGCCTCATGAACAGAAACTGCCCAGGCGCGAGGGGGCAGTCACTATCCGGACAAAAGGGAAGAAGACCGGTGCCATCTACATCTACCGCGAGGATGTGGCAACAAGTCCCCACCACACGGTTGCAGGCGAGGTGACGCACGGTATAGAACTGGTCAGGCTCATTGGTGAAGGGGAGCGGTGTGCGACGGTCACCGAACCGGATCGTATCGATCTCCTCGGTATGTACCTTGAGGATGCGATTGCGTTTGCGAGCCGGTATGGCGTCACCGTCTCCTCAGATGTTGAAGGAAACGGCAGCAACCGGGTTGTGATCAGCCAGGAACCGGCAACAACCCTTGAGGTGCTTGATGAGAAAGCGGTGACACTCACCACCATGGTGGAGGAGGATGTCATCGACATCACGCTCGATGAGGAGAAAGCACCACGCACCGTCGATATATTCAGGAGATTTACGGGACTGAAGCTCTATTCGGTCGGCATACTCCCCTTCTTCTTCACCTTTGATGATGTCTGGCTCTTTGAACCCGACATTCCAGAGAAGATCAATATCATCCCGGAGAATACCCCCGAGGCCGTAGTCCCTCCACAATCACTTGGGATGACAAATGCCTCACGCAGGGGTGCAGGACTTGTCGGAGTCCGTGTATCAGAAAATTCCGAGTTCGGGCCGACTGCTGAACCATTTGAAGGAACAAACATCATCGGCAGGATCATTGATGTTGATAAGCTCGCTTCTTACAAGGAAGGAGATATCGTCTATATCAGGGAGGTGAAGGAATGA
- the dapF gene encoding diaminopimelate epimerase: MSIQFVKLQGNGNDFILIDEMETDVIPEEMKPKFAMLFCDRRFGVGGDGVLFLSKSVTADVKMRLFQPDESEAEMCGNGIRCLARYAFDRGYVGEKSTVETLAGTIPVSIAADQEGNFMATIQMPTPAFARADIPATGDPGFDYSEEISTYQVYAVNTGVPHAVVFVDEIGAIDPKVLGPVIRNHPTFPQGANVNFVEKVHDNTLRIRTFERGVEDETWSCGTGATASAAVAQKLGYVGSEVLVETKGGPLLISLQDPATMTGPAEPVFIGMIEF; encoded by the coding sequence GTGAGTATACAATTTGTGAAGCTTCAGGGGAATGGGAATGATTTCATTTTGATTGATGAGATGGAGACCGACGTGATACCGGAAGAGATGAAGCCAAAGTTTGCGATGCTCTTCTGCGACCGCCGCTTTGGTGTCGGCGGGGACGGTGTCCTCTTTCTCTCGAAATCCGTTACAGCAGATGTGAAGATGCGCCTGTTCCAGCCTGATGAGTCTGAAGCCGAGATGTGCGGAAACGGGATCCGCTGCCTTGCCAGGTATGCGTTTGACAGGGGTTATGTAGGGGAAAAGAGCACTGTCGAGACCCTGGCAGGCACTATTCCCGTCTCGATTGCTGCTGACCAGGAAGGGAATTTTATGGCAACGATCCAGATGCCGACACCGGCATTTGCACGTGCTGATATCCCTGCAACCGGCGATCCAGGCTTTGACTATTCTGAAGAGATCAGCACCTACCAGGTCTATGCTGTCAATACCGGGGTGCCGCATGCGGTTGTCTTCGTCGATGAGATTGGGGCAATAGATCCCAAGGTGCTTGGCCCGGTAATCAGGAACCACCCGACATTTCCACAGGGTGCAAACGTCAACTTCGTCGAGAAGGTGCATGACAATACCCTCCGTATCCGGACGTTTGAGCGCGGTGTCGAGGATGAGACCTGGTCATGCGGAACTGGTGCAACCGCCTCAGCAGCTGTCGCCCAGAAGCTTGGGTATGTCGGCAGTGAGGTGCTGGTCGAGACAAAAGGCGGGCCCCTGCTGATCAGCCTTCAGGATCCGGCTACAATGACTGGCCCTGCTGAACCGGTCTTTATCGGCATGATCGAATTCTAA
- a CDS encoding methanogenesis marker 7 protein, protein MILVPITYTGGIYRHDEVVDYIEDLGGYIIQKHDIAQEIVLQVLIPKDDISRFTEFTRPLAGEVSESPLVGTEIAVVIPSLEIHHLPHSACDIAEYLRTVGAKTNMVGLARGFGKRIAQLNDEERDVINEHDCAVYVLGNFETCIEQKFDTLRRGVHVPIILTGAPPEEALRRITDPPAAGYVGNLGRFMHRTRTEADIGRLDAVVDEVARVLNVTRDEIAKDPLSVSPARLKEVIEEQVPEIHEVYSPTPLTVQLAGLRIKLPFDRYAATIKKLTLEEGVLLGDVARIRPSRMRDYILVQVKPFSETHIVV, encoded by the coding sequence ATGATTCTTGTCCCTATAACCTATACCGGCGGTATCTACCGCCATGACGAGGTTGTGGATTATATCGAGGATCTCGGCGGCTATATCATCCAGAAACATGATATCGCCCAGGAGATCGTCCTTCAGGTACTGATACCAAAAGACGATATTTCGCGTTTCACCGAATTCACCCGGCCTCTTGCTGGTGAGGTGAGTGAATCACCCCTTGTCGGGACAGAGATTGCTGTTGTCATCCCAAGCCTTGAGATTCATCATCTCCCGCATTCAGCCTGCGACATCGCAGAATACCTCAGGACTGTTGGTGCAAAGACGAATATGGTCGGTCTTGCCCGTGGGTTTGGGAAACGGATCGCCCAGCTGAATGACGAGGAGCGGGATGTCATCAATGAGCATGACTGCGCCGTCTATGTGCTCGGTAATTTCGAAACCTGTATCGAGCAGAAGTTTGATACACTCCGCCGTGGTGTGCATGTGCCGATCATCCTGACCGGTGCACCCCCGGAAGAGGCGCTCCGGCGGATCACGGATCCACCGGCTGCCGGGTACGTCGGGAATCTCGGACGGTTTATGCACCGGACCAGAACAGAAGCTGATATCGGACGGCTTGATGCCGTGGTCGACGAGGTTGCAAGGGTGCTCAATGTCACCCGCGACGAGATAGCAAAAGATCCACTCTCCGTCTCTCCGGCCCGGCTGAAAGAGGTGATCGAAGAGCAGGTTCCTGAGATTCATGAAGTCTATTCTCCAACCCCCCTGACGGTTCAGCTTGCAGGACTGAGGATCAAGCTCCCCTTTGACCGGTATGCAGCCACGATCAAAAAACTCACACTTGAGGAGGGGGTGCTCCTCGGAGATGTTGCCAGGATACGCCCGTCACGAATGCGTGACTACATATTGGTGCAGGTCAAACCCTTCTCAGAAACTCATATCGTGGTGTAG
- a CDS encoding ribose 1,5-bisphosphate isomerase has translation MPLIETAEGIRSMQIRGAGRIARAAAGALRDHAREIDAAGLSHFVSFMEDAAELLRSTRPTAVSLPNAIHIVMRDIHQASDTEEARRSVIRNAEAFIESSEMAVSRIARMGANQINDGDSVLTHCNSEAALACIIEAHRQGREIEVYATEVRPWNQGHLTIETLNRHEIKTHFIVDSAVRVFIHDVDCAIAGADAVCANGSVINKIGTSQIALAAYEAGTKMIIAAETYKFAPKTLLGEMIPIEERSGSEVLPDEMAAKLPFVRVRNPVFDLTPAAYIDSIITEAGVIPPGYAPAIIRDHLGWDIKMIDRELQTGSFGSP, from the coding sequence ATGCCACTGATCGAAACAGCAGAAGGGATCCGCTCAATGCAGATCCGGGGTGCGGGGAGGATTGCACGGGCAGCAGCCGGAGCACTCCGCGATCATGCCAGAGAGATTGATGCCGCCGGGCTTAGTCATTTCGTCTCGTTCATGGAAGATGCTGCAGAGCTGCTTCGTTCAACACGCCCAACAGCTGTCTCGCTTCCAAATGCCATCCATATCGTCATGCGGGATATCCACCAGGCATCCGATACCGAAGAAGCGCGCAGATCGGTGATCCGGAACGCAGAGGCGTTCATTGAATCCTCTGAGATGGCAGTCTCACGGATCGCACGTATGGGGGCAAACCAGATCAATGATGGCGACTCTGTCCTCACCCATTGCAATTCCGAAGCTGCACTTGCCTGTATCATCGAGGCACACCGGCAGGGCAGGGAGATCGAGGTGTATGCAACAGAGGTGAGGCCGTGGAACCAGGGTCATCTCACAATTGAGACCCTCAACCGCCACGAGATCAAAACCCACTTTATCGTCGATTCCGCTGTGCGGGTCTTTATTCATGATGTGGACTGTGCGATTGCCGGTGCGGATGCCGTCTGTGCAAACGGCAGTGTCATCAATAAGATCGGCACCTCCCAGATCGCCCTTGCTGCATATGAGGCGGGGACGAAGATGATCATTGCTGCTGAAACATACAAGTTCGCTCCAAAGACACTGCTTGGTGAGATGATACCAATCGAAGAGCGGAGCGGATCAGAAGTTCTCCCTGACGAGATGGCAGCAAAACTTCCCTTTGTCAGGGTCAGAAACCCGGTTTTTGACCTGACACCTGCCGCATACATCGATTCGATCATAACAGAGGCAGGCGTGATACCGCCTGGCTATGCGCCTGCCATCATCAGGGATCATCTCGGCTGGGATATCAAAATGATTGATCGCGAGTTGCAAACAGGCAGTTTTGGTTCTCCCTGA
- a CDS encoding methanogenesis marker 6 protein, translating to MKEYTPGYVGTVTRYVFVDSPTVTPQDLAIAAYEVAMGVMIKETCFGVMITGTADEVRRIEEMLRRLDPHHIFIKDRGFPPGDERRCRANLGGSRPGYLGHEFEMQIARFISHGLKETDTMKENDLRKAIETGKKERFLDIEELASLIDTEEA from the coding sequence ATGAAGGAGTATACACCCGGCTATGTCGGAACAGTAACCAGGTATGTCTTTGTCGATTCCCCGACTGTCACGCCGCAGGATCTTGCCATCGCCGCATATGAAGTTGCAATGGGCGTGATGATCAAGGAGACCTGTTTTGGCGTAATGATTACCGGGACGGCAGATGAGGTCCGCCGGATCGAAGAGATGCTCCGGAGACTTGATCCCCATCACATCTTCATCAAGGACCGGGGATTCCCGCCGGGAGATGAGCGGAGATGCAGGGCAAACCTCGGCGGATCGAGGCCGGGCTATCTTGGGCACGAATTTGAGATGCAGATTGCGCGATTTATTTCACACGGATTGAAAGAGACGGATACCATGAAAGAGAATGACCTCAGAAAAGCCATAGAAACCGGTAAAAAAGAACGCTTCCTTGATATTGAAGAACTCGCCAGTCTTATTGATACAGAGGAGGCCTGA
- the radB gene encoding DNA repair and recombination protein RadB, which translates to MAEGRVTTGSPDLDQILGGGLERQMITQIYGESGSGKSSIVIMAMVAALQDGHHVLFFDTEGFSMDRFIQVAGGEEAAALLATRIRLYEPKTFAEQGICIQESETILSDTEISLIVMDSATALYRSDLERRGDAQRMLGRQMIDLLALSRRYNAAVLITNQVYTEPATGRFFGLGGTALSHISKAVVSIERINRHRRAVLVKHRSRPEGESFDFVITGRGIGRC; encoded by the coding sequence GTGGCAGAAGGCCGCGTAACCACAGGCAGTCCCGATCTCGATCAGATCCTTGGCGGCGGGCTTGAACGGCAGATGATCACCCAGATCTATGGTGAATCGGGAAGCGGAAAGAGCAGTATTGTGATCATGGCGATGGTGGCAGCCCTCCAGGACGGCCATCATGTCCTCTTCTTCGACACCGAAGGATTCTCAATGGATCGCTTCATCCAGGTGGCAGGAGGTGAGGAGGCTGCCGCTCTCCTGGCAACCCGCATCAGGCTGTATGAGCCAAAGACTTTTGCTGAACAGGGTATCTGCATCCAGGAATCAGAAACGATCCTCTCGGATACAGAGATCAGCCTCATCGTCATGGACTCGGCAACAGCACTCTACCGATCTGATCTGGAGAGGCGCGGCGACGCACAGAGGATGCTTGGGAGACAGATGATCGATCTGCTCGCCCTCTCCCGGAGATACAATGCAGCTGTCCTGATCACCAACCAGGTTTACACAGAGCCGGCCACAGGCCGGTTCTTTGGGCTTGGCGGGACAGCCCTCTCCCATATCTCAAAAGCAGTCGTCAGTATCGAGCGGATCAACCGGCACCGCCGGGCGGTGCTGGTGAAACACCGATCGCGGCCGGAAGGAGAATCCTTTGATTTTGTCATCACCGGCCGCGGCATCGGGCGGTGCTAA
- a CDS encoding methanogenesis marker 17 protein yields the protein MTMMEQFEVECFEEVGRNFYRQITETVLLDHNLTSVISRLRIYIDPKLPIFVAVGTIRDAGSAVRVSDIGSIHDRGDSAVISVRDETYLATFLSRLYELFGHDNVDQPDRFTIVISNVAIPAEFESLEVADRSETVLRDLIYAMTVIAPEGFKVRRQYYGKRQFFYAASENTLPEHVIEDIIRGQFTLIGEELT from the coding sequence ATGACGATGATGGAACAGTTTGAGGTGGAATGTTTCGAGGAGGTTGGCAGGAACTTCTACAGGCAGATCACAGAAACGGTCCTCCTGGATCATAACCTCACATCAGTCATCTCCAGGCTCAGGATCTATATCGATCCGAAACTTCCCATCTTTGTTGCGGTCGGCACCATCCGTGATGCAGGATCTGCTGTCCGGGTATCAGATATCGGATCCATCCATGATCGTGGGGACAGCGCCGTCATATCGGTCAGGGACGAGACCTATCTCGCCACCTTCCTCTCGCGGTTATACGAGCTCTTCGGCCATGATAACGTCGATCAGCCCGACCGGTTCACCATTGTCATCTCGAATGTGGCGATTCCGGCTGAGTTTGAGTCGCTGGAAGTTGCGGATCGGTCTGAGACGGTTCTCCGTGATCTCATCTATGCGATGACCGTGATCGCTCCTGAAGGCTTCAAGGTCAGGAGGCAGTATTATGGAAAACGGCAGTTTTTCTATGCTGCAAGTGAAAATACCCTGCCTGAGCATGTGATTGAGGATATCATCAGAGGGCAGTTTACCCTGATCGGGGAGGAGCTCACATGA
- a CDS encoding methanogenesis marker 15 protein, with translation MTKPVRIAQLTCGAEYSGIQAEIDQAARSVDAEVFYPDLSLQDLRKSFDSFGLNVKSPDLKLAIARAEALVAGTVDADAVFIGSCFRCAEAAIVRTELRRYIHMNSTLPVVSYSFTERTTSGTLLTRMEALTTIARRRALLAREEQTGITLGVDSGSSTTKCIVMKDDEIIGTGWEPTTEVLKSADLVVENALSEAGLARDDIEAIGTTGYGRFLIGKHLNADLIQEELTVNSKGAVYLAETQRGPSTVIDIGGMDNKAISVMDGIPGTFTMGGICAGASGRFLEMTAKRLGIDITELGPLAMKGMSDDVPMNSYCIVFGTQSLVNALAAGSTPEDVAAAACHSVAEQVFEQQLQEVDIREPVIMVGGTSLIDGLVRAMGDLLQTEIVVPHHSQYIGATGAALLASGYIDQKTE, from the coding sequence ATGACAAAACCCGTCAGGATTGCACAACTCACCTGCGGAGCTGAATATTCCGGCATCCAGGCAGAGATTGATCAGGCAGCCCGGTCAGTCGATGCAGAAGTCTTCTATCCCGACCTGTCACTCCAGGATCTGAGGAAGAGTTTTGATTCTTTTGGGCTGAATGTGAAGAGCCCTGACCTGAAACTCGCAATCGCACGGGCAGAAGCACTTGTTGCGGGAACGGTGGATGCTGATGCGGTCTTCATCGGAAGCTGTTTCAGGTGTGCCGAGGCGGCAATTGTCAGAACCGAGCTCCGCCGCTATATTCATATGAATTCGACCCTGCCGGTCGTCTCCTACTCGTTTACGGAACGGACCACCTCAGGCACCCTGCTTACAAGGATGGAGGCGCTGACCACCATCGCACGCCGGCGTGCCCTCCTCGCCCGTGAAGAGCAGACCGGGATCACGCTGGGTGTTGACTCGGGTTCATCAACAACAAAGTGCATTGTGATGAAAGACGACGAGATCATCGGAACCGGGTGGGAGCCGACAACAGAGGTCTTAAAATCAGCTGATCTCGTGGTAGAGAACGCACTTTCTGAAGCGGGTCTTGCAAGGGACGATATCGAGGCTATCGGAACAACCGGCTATGGCCGGTTTCTGATCGGAAAACACCTGAATGCGGATCTCATCCAGGAGGAGCTGACCGTCAATTCAAAGGGTGCGGTCTATCTTGCAGAAACCCAGCGCGGCCCGTCAACAGTTATTGATATCGGCGGTATGGATAACAAGGCAATATCAGTGATGGACGGCATCCCGGGGACATTCACGATGGGCGGAATCTGTGCCGGTGCGAGCGGCCGGTTCCTTGAGATGACTGCAAAGAGGCTTGGTATTGACATAACCGAGCTTGGACCCCTTGCAATGAAGGGGATGTCAGATGATGTCCCGATGAACAGCTACTGTATCGTCTTTGGGACACAGAGTCTTGTGAATGCGCTTGCTGCTGGCAGCACTCCCGAAGATGTGGCTGCTGCTGCCTGCCATTCGGTTGCAGAACAGGTCTTTGAGCAGCAGCTCCAGGAGGTCGATATCCGGGAGCCGGTGATTATGGTCGGCGGGACATCGCTTATCGATGGGCTTGTCCGTGCCATGGGAGATCTCCTCCAGACCGAGATTGTTGTCCCTCACCATTCACAATACATCGGCGCTACCGGTGCTGCCCTCCTGGCGTCGGGGTATATCGACCAGAAGACGGAGTGA
- a CDS encoding methanogenesis marker 5 protein — MAKVFIYPATSLMLSDLVARYGHEPLGSALSVREHIQAGGFDSPPLQITPEDPKVGLHWAAVEVPSGVRGRMALYGPLIESAEAAIIIQEADFAFGCMGCARTNELLIFLLKQKGIPVLDLDYPKTKDEGVSFVAAIKSFLTDLGGEDA, encoded by the coding sequence ATGGCGAAAGTCTTCATCTATCCGGCAACAAGCCTGATGCTCTCTGACCTTGTCGCGCGGTACGGGCATGAACCCCTTGGTTCTGCGCTCTCTGTCCGCGAACATATCCAGGCAGGCGGGTTTGATTCTCCACCGCTCCAGATCACACCTGAAGATCCCAAGGTCGGCCTGCACTGGGCAGCAGTTGAAGTGCCCTCCGGGGTGCGGGGGAGAATGGCCCTCTATGGCCCCCTGATTGAATCAGCAGAGGCTGCAATTATCATCCAGGAAGCAGATTTTGCCTTCGGCTGCATGGGATGTGCCCGTACAAACGAACTGCTGATATTCCTGCTGAAACAGAAGGGAATTCCTGTTCTCGACCTTGACTATCCAAAGACAAAAGATGAGGGTGTCAGCTTTGTTGCAGCAATCAAATCGTTTCTTACGGATCTTGGGGGTGAAGACGCATGA
- a CDS encoding carboxymuconolactone decarboxylase family protein → MEFDAIIQRIREEGSARTARCWLDQIEEEYGAVPLIFQRMSEKPEVLISHLLYKGSVTQLSTLEPKVVELISLAVGAALKCSHCVEYHMKAAQAKGATREEILEAVLIAGLLANAAVLADAYRVVNGAECDASCDLSGVPKQNDE, encoded by the coding sequence ATGGAATTTGATGCAATAATCCAGCGTATCAGGGAGGAGGGATCAGCCAGGACAGCCAGGTGCTGGCTTGATCAGATAGAGGAGGAATATGGTGCAGTCCCGCTGATATTCCAGAGAATGAGCGAGAAGCCCGAGGTTCTCATCTCCCATCTTTTATACAAAGGATCCGTCACCCAGCTCTCAACCCTTGAGCCGAAAGTGGTGGAGCTGATCAGCCTGGCAGTCGGTGCGGCATTGAAATGCAGCCATTGTGTCGAGTATCATATGAAAGCAGCACAGGCAAAAGGTGCAACACGGGAAGAGATCCTCGAAGCCGTACTGATTGCCGGACTGCTTGCAAACGCAGCAGTGCTTGCTGATGCCTACCGTGTCGTGAATGGTGCAGAATGCGACGCCTCCTGCGACCTCTCAGGTGTTCCAAAACAAAATGACGAGTAG
- the atwA gene encoding methyl coenzyme M reductase system, component A2 gives MKPFITVENLCMDFNGTRVLSNINLEFAEGETVGIIGRSGAGKTVLIHLIRGIDQPPTEGRIIYHISTCDACNRIELQSAAGSACPRCPGGTLQAKDVDLWNDDEQIRRSLMKRTAIMFQRTFALYGNDRVIENVMKALEDTGYPSGKAVSRAADLLDEVRLSHRMMHIARDLSGGEKQRVVLARQLAKEPFLLFADEPTGTLDPKMARVVHEMLKEAASSATMGMIITSHFAQAIEDVADRAILIADGEITATGTPTEVIATFMKEHSDGEVFNKVETGNALIRSDNLKKRYISVDRGVIRAVDGVTFDIKEKEIFGIIGTSGAGKTTLSRMIAGILEPTSGKLEIQIGEDWIDMGKPGYQFRGRAKTYIGLLHQEYDLFPHRTVLDNLTDSIGLEFPKELAIRKAMITLKMAGFTEEKGRAILNRQPNSLSEGERHRVALAQVLIREPRIIILDEPTGTMDPITKVDVKHSILHAREEMEETFVIVAHDMEFVSDICDRAALMRGGKIVAIGPTQEIMDLLTSEEKDIMSQAQQGE, from the coding sequence ATGAAACCTTTCATCACTGTCGAAAACCTGTGCATGGATTTTAATGGCACCCGGGTGCTGAGTAATATCAACCTTGAATTTGCTGAAGGAGAGACGGTTGGCATCATCGGGAGAAGTGGTGCCGGGAAGACTGTTCTGATCCATCTTATCCGCGGCATTGATCAGCCGCCGACTGAGGGGCGGATCATCTACCATATCTCCACCTGCGATGCATGTAACCGGATCGAACTGCAAAGCGCAGCAGGATCAGCCTGTCCGCGTTGTCCGGGGGGAACATTGCAGGCAAAAGATGTGGATCTCTGGAACGATGATGAGCAGATCAGGCGGAGCCTGATGAAACGGACAGCGATAATGTTCCAGAGAACCTTTGCGCTGTATGGGAATGATCGCGTCATCGAGAACGTCATGAAAGCTCTTGAGGATACAGGCTATCCCTCTGGAAAAGCCGTATCACGTGCAGCAGATCTCCTTGATGAGGTCCGCCTTTCCCACCGGATGATGCATATCGCACGGGATCTCTCAGGTGGAGAAAAACAGCGTGTCGTTCTTGCGCGCCAGCTGGCAAAAGAGCCGTTCCTCCTTTTTGCAGATGAACCAACCGGAACCCTGGATCCAAAGATGGCACGTGTGGTTCATGAAATGCTGAAGGAGGCAGCCAGTTCCGCAACAATGGGGATGATCATCACCTCCCACTTCGCCCAGGCAATAGAGGATGTTGCCGATCGTGCAATACTCATCGCAGATGGTGAGATCACCGCCACCGGAACACCCACTGAGGTTATTGCCACATTCATGAAGGAGCACTCAGACGGGGAGGTCTTCAACAAGGTTGAGACCGGAAATGCGCTCATCCGTTCAGATAATCTGAAGAAGCGGTATATCTCGGTTGACAGGGGTGTGATCCGTGCGGTGGACGGTGTCACATTCGATATAAAAGAGAAAGAGATCTTTGGGATCATCGGGACAAGTGGAGCAGGAAAGACGACTCTCTCACGGATGATAGCAGGCATTCTTGAACCAACAAGCGGAAAGCTCGAGATCCAGATCGGTGAGGACTGGATCGATATGGGCAAGCCCGGCTACCAGTTCCGTGGCCGTGCCAAGACATATATCGGGCTCCTCCACCAGGAGTACGACCTCTTCCCCCACCGAACCGTTCTTGACAACCTTACCGACTCTATCGGGCTTGAATTTCCAAAAGAGCTCGCGATACGGAAGGCGATGATCACCCTGAAGATGGCAGGGTTTACCGAGGAGAAAGGGCGTGCCATCCTAAACCGCCAGCCAAACAGCCTCTCTGAAGGAGAGCGGCACCGCGTTGCACTCGCACAGGTGCTGATACGTGAGCCGCGGATCATCATCCTTGATGAGCCAACCGGAACAATGGATCCGATCACAAAAGTCGATGTCAAGCATTCTATCCTCCATGCCCGTGAAGAGATGGAGGAGACATTCGTCATCGTTGCCCATGACATGGAATTTGTATCTGATATCTGTGATCGGGCAGCACTGATGCGCGGTGGCAAGATTGTCGCAATCGGGCCAACCCAGGAGATCATGGATCTCCTCACCTCAGAAGAGAAGGATATCATGAGTCAGGCACAGCAGGGAGAGTAA